One region of Desulfobacterales bacterium genomic DNA includes:
- a CDS encoding SPOR domain-containing protein, protein MKFKSIVTSFFILLACSGQLAAAEYVQLPGVVHVHSTVSSGLYSLEELVLLSKELGLEVLVMTDQDLVKLEYGIFPFRNLIKKKVERNSVTKLGPEKYLSMISQVNQRQKDVVVVPGVQSSPFYYWTGSILGENLTAHNYHKELLLIGMLSAEDYRDLPLQNRGFSTRYIKTLLLQSIFLLLSFFLGIYLVFQRGYLKVAGIIISLFSMVLLINHHPFQSSRFDAYHGDQGIAPYQDLIDYVNERGGLTFWAHPESNYSKSGAKLGPIKLMTMPYVDSLLEARDYTGFSAIYDDTSIAADPGKKWDLLLNEYCSGRRSHPVWGIAGANFQGEADGVKLDTFQTIFITKSKSVLHIIDALAKGRVYTKLKEKGRGLTLGKFSVEDAGTGATVMMGAELNITSYPVISAKIISDDHVPQDVKVLLVKGGAVLHQFEGKTPLAFVFDDRTPWVSKSYYRLEVQGGSAGRLLSNPIFVDRKIPLSVMTEHTRILKESEMDKAAAMETTAVAPMGSVRKQERYPINQAVNIQKPPPVSPPVEKTISGEKAEIDSDKGHSALPSDAESQKQVTAALSEKQGQIFNLPDSELMITVKPVPYSVQVASLPSFELAQKTLESFKQNNLPVYLVKVNLGDKGTWWRMYVGYFASQKAAMAAREIHNLPESIVQKTPYANLIGVYASLKEISAIRQRLEAMDYSTYVIKKTAHSYHLYVGAFITLKGAKELQRELEISGIATEVVRR, encoded by the coding sequence ATGAAATTCAAATCCATCGTCACGTCTTTTTTTATTCTGTTGGCCTGTTCAGGCCAACTTGCCGCAGCTGAATATGTCCAACTTCCGGGGGTTGTGCATGTCCATTCGACGGTAAGTTCCGGCCTTTATTCATTAGAAGAACTGGTATTGCTGTCAAAAGAACTGGGTTTGGAAGTTCTGGTCATGACCGACCAGGATCTCGTGAAGTTGGAATATGGGATATTTCCCTTTCGGAACCTGATAAAAAAAAAGGTGGAAAGAAATTCCGTCACCAAACTTGGGCCGGAAAAGTATCTGTCGATGATTTCTCAAGTGAATCAGCGCCAGAAAGATGTTGTCGTGGTTCCGGGTGTGCAGTCTTCTCCTTTTTATTACTGGACCGGCAGCATTTTGGGTGAAAACCTTACGGCCCATAATTACCACAAAGAGCTGCTGCTGATCGGGATGCTGTCCGCCGAGGACTATCGCGATTTGCCGCTGCAAAACCGCGGATTTTCAACCCGGTACATCAAAACGCTCCTTCTCCAAAGCATTTTTTTGCTGTTGTCTTTTTTTCTGGGGATTTATCTTGTTTTTCAACGGGGCTACCTGAAAGTGGCCGGCATTATCATCAGTCTGTTCAGCATGGTTTTGTTGATAAATCATCATCCCTTTCAGAGCTCTCGGTTTGACGCCTACCACGGGGACCAGGGAATCGCCCCTTACCAGGACCTGATTGATTATGTAAACGAGCGCGGCGGCCTCACCTTCTGGGCGCACCCTGAATCCAACTACTCTAAAAGCGGAGCGAAGCTGGGGCCGATAAAACTGATGACAATGCCCTATGTCGACAGCCTGCTTGAGGCAAGGGATTACACCGGATTTTCGGCGATTTATGACGACACCAGCATTGCTGCGGATCCGGGGAAGAAATGGGATCTTCTGTTAAATGAGTATTGTTCCGGCAGGCGATCCCACCCTGTGTGGGGGATTGCTGGAGCCAATTTTCAGGGCGAGGCGGATGGGGTCAAGCTGGATACGTTTCAAACAATTTTTATTACCAAAAGTAAATCCGTCCTTCATATTATTGACGCCCTGGCAAAAGGGCGGGTTTATACCAAGCTGAAAGAAAAGGGCAGGGGCCTGACACTGGGTAAATTTTCGGTTGAAGATGCCGGCACAGGGGCGACGGTGATGATGGGGGCGGAACTCAATATCACGTCCTATCCCGTGATAAGCGCTAAGATAATTTCAGATGATCATGTTCCCCAGGACGTCAAGGTGTTGCTGGTAAAAGGTGGCGCCGTTCTGCATCAGTTTGAGGGTAAGACGCCCCTTGCGTTTGTTTTCGATGACAGGACGCCGTGGGTCAGCAAGAGCTACTACCGGCTGGAAGTACAGGGCGGTTCAGCCGGCAGATTGCTGTCAAATCCGATTTTTGTGGATCGAAAAATTCCATTGAGCGTCATGACGGAACACACGCGAATACTGAAAGAAAGCGAGATGGATAAGGCGGCAGCAATGGAGACAACGGCGGTTGCACCGATGGGTTCCGTTCGGAAACAGGAACGATATCCCATCAACCAAGCTGTTAACATTCAGAAGCCGCCCCCTGTATCGCCTCCGGTTGAGAAAACAATTTCAGGTGAAAAAGCTGAAATTGATTCCGACAAAGGGCATTCGGCGCTGCCATCTGATGCCGAATCTCAAAAACAGGTGACGGCGGCTTTGTCCGAAAAGCAAGGACAGATCTTTAATTTGCCGGACAGTGAGCTGATGATAACAGTCAAACCCGTCCCCTACTCAGTACAGGTTGCCAGCCTGCCGTCTTTTGAGCTTGCCCAAAAGACATTAGAGAGCTTTAAACAAAATAATTTGCCCGTTTATCTCGTTAAGGTCAACCTGGGGGATAAAGGGACCTGGTGGCGTATGTATGTCGGGTATTTCGCGTCCCAGAAGGCGGCGATGGCGGCTCGCGAGATCCATAATCTGCCGGAATCAATCGTTCAAAAAACACCTTATGCCAATCTAATCGGCGTTTATGCGTCCTTGAAAGAAATTTCAGCGATTCGGCAGCGGCTGGAAGCCATGGATTATTCAACCTATGTCATCAAAAAAACAGCCCACAGCTACCATCTCTATGTGGGTGCTTTTATCACCTTAAAAGGCGCAAAAGAGCTGCAGCGTGAACTGGAAATAAGTGGTATTGCCACTGAGGTGGTAAGGCGTTAA
- a CDS encoding WbqC family protein: protein MIVAIHQPQYLPWLGYFDKVLKTDTFCYLDNVQFKKNEWQNRNRIKTSQGWQWLTVPVEYRFPQKINEVTVNNTADWGKKHLQAMISNYGKAPFFEENIDFFRDAYGKTWTSLSDLNIHMTEYIRKKLGMGDKPTVLASQLKLSDDPTGRLIDICVTLGADTYLAGRDGAKYMDLEQFKVKGLKVITQDFQHPRYPQRFGAFESNLSVVDLLFNCGPQSSEKILGRNILETNQT from the coding sequence ATGATCGTCGCGATTCATCAGCCGCAATACCTTCCCTGGCTCGGTTATTTTGACAAGGTGCTCAAAACGGACACCTTCTGTTATCTGGACAATGTTCAGTTTAAAAAAAATGAGTGGCAGAATCGAAACCGGATAAAAACGTCCCAGGGATGGCAATGGCTCACAGTTCCGGTGGAATACCGCTTCCCGCAAAAGATCAATGAAGTCACGGTCAATAATACGGCCGATTGGGGCAAGAAACATCTGCAGGCCATGATATCCAATTACGGCAAGGCCCCTTTTTTTGAAGAAAATATTGATTTTTTCAGGGATGCCTATGGTAAGACATGGACCTCTCTATCGGATCTGAACATTCACATGACTGAATATATCCGCAAAAAACTGGGCATGGGAGATAAACCGACCGTCCTGGCATCCCAACTCAAGCTCAGCGATGATCCCACCGGCCGTTTAATCGATATTTGCGTGACCCTGGGCGCCGACACCTATCTGGCCGGGAGAGATGGCGCCAAGTACATGGATTTGGAACAGTTTAAGGTCAAAGGCCTAAAGGTGATCACCCAGGACTTTCAACACCCGCGTTACCCGCAAAGGTTCGGCGCCTTTGAGTCCAATCTGTCCGTGGTGGATCTGCTGTTCAATTGCGGTCCCCAGAGCAGCGAAAAGATCCTTGGACGCAACATCTTGGAAACCAATCAAACATAG
- a CDS encoding PIG-L family deacetylase, with product MRKMNILAIGAHPDDIEFGCGGALTKFAAKGHAVFLLVMTQGGMGAPPDVRAKEQSDAKSLLGAQQLFWGGYEDTYLVSDKDMICKIEAVIKEVEPAFIFCHYPDDTHQDHRHLSQTTVSATRYVKNVLFYEGPTTQNFSPHVFIDISDTLEQKVAALKAHRSQIKKTNIEDLSIAELAYSSANFRGIQGRVRYAEAFHSLRLFINI from the coding sequence ATGCGAAAGATGAACATCCTGGCAATCGGAGCCCATCCGGATGACATTGAATTCGGCTGCGGGGGCGCGTTAACCAAATTTGCGGCAAAGGGCCATGCAGTATTTCTGCTGGTGATGACCCAGGGGGGAATGGGCGCACCGCCGGATGTCAGGGCCAAAGAGCAGTCGGATGCCAAGTCTCTTTTAGGGGCCCAGCAGCTTTTTTGGGGGGGCTACGAGGATACTTACCTGGTCTCGGACAAGGATATGATCTGCAAAATCGAAGCGGTTATCAAGGAAGTCGAACCGGCGTTTATTTTCTGCCATTATCCCGATGACACCCACCAGGACCACCGCCACCTTTCCCAGACAACCGTATCCGCAACCCGTTATGTTAAAAATGTATTGTTCTATGAAGGGCCCACCACCCAAAATTTCTCCCCCCACGTGTTTATCGATATCAGCGATACCCTTGAACAAAAGGTGGCGGCCCTGAAAGCGCACCGCTCCCAGATTAAAAAAACCAATATCGAAGATCTTTCCATTGCCGAGCTGGCATATTCAAGCGCCAATTTTCGCGGTATCCAGGGGCGGGTGAGGTATGCCGAGGCATTTCACTCACTGAGGCTTTTTATCAATATATGA
- a CDS encoding DegT/DnrJ/EryC1/StrS family aminotransferase, translated as MTAIKTGQLRPNIPHSRPTLGPEEARRVAEVIRSGHLAPGDQLQSFEQTFAENVGKGSAAGVSSGTAALHLVLIAMGVGPADEVIIPSYVCTALLNAVRYVGARPVLSDIDPETHNMDPDDAKKRITRHTRAMIVPHMFGLPADMERLKGLNVPIIEDCAQAVGSSYAGKSVGTFGQAAIFSFYATKVITTGEGGMVVSGSKKIIERIKDLRDYDEKRDYKIRYNYKMTDIAAALGSVQLKKLETFIRNRRRIARHYDDFLKDLNLKLPPADPGRIYFRYVVGLDADSTTLIQQLQKKGIMCAKPVNKPLHQYLKQKGFTKTDTVWRNSVSLPIYPGLTRGDADRVLTAFTKCLRGAGR; from the coding sequence ATGACGGCAATCAAGACTGGACAATTACGCCCGAATATCCCCCATTCCCGACCAACCCTCGGGCCTGAGGAGGCCCGCAGGGTTGCGGAAGTGATTCGATCCGGGCACCTGGCCCCGGGGGATCAGTTGCAATCGTTTGAGCAAACATTTGCTGAAAACGTGGGAAAGGGGTCTGCCGCCGGCGTCAGCTCCGGCACGGCAGCCCTGCACCTGGTCCTGATCGCCATGGGGGTTGGTCCGGCGGATGAGGTCATCATTCCCAGCTACGTGTGCACGGCGCTTCTGAATGCCGTTCGGTATGTCGGCGCCAGGCCGGTTCTATCGGACATCGACCCGGAGACCCACAACATGGATCCCGACGATGCTAAAAAACGCATAACTCGGCACACCAGGGCCATGATCGTTCCCCACATGTTCGGGCTTCCGGCTGACATGGAAAGACTGAAAGGATTGAATGTGCCGATCATCGAAGACTGCGCCCAGGCTGTCGGCAGCAGCTACGCCGGGAAATCCGTCGGAACATTCGGCCAGGCGGCAATCTTTTCGTTTTATGCTACCAAGGTGATCACAACCGGCGAGGGCGGCATGGTTGTTTCAGGTTCCAAAAAAATCATCGAGCGAATAAAGGATTTAAGGGACTATGACGAAAAACGTGACTATAAAATCCGCTATAACTACAAGATGACGGATATAGCGGCTGCCTTGGGTTCCGTCCAGCTGAAGAAGCTGGAAACCTTTATTCGAAACAGGCGGCGTATTGCCCGGCATTATGACGATTTTCTTAAGGATCTGAACTTGAAACTGCCCCCGGCCGATCCCGGGCGTATTTATTTTAGATATGTGGTTGGGTTAGACGCTGATTCCACCACGCTTATTCAACAGCTTCAGAAAAAGGGAATCATGTGTGCCAAGCCGGTCAATAAACCGCTGCACCAATATCTGAAGCAAAAAGGGTTTACAAAAACCGATACGGTCTGGCGAAATTCAGTATCCCTCCCCATTTATCCCGGTCTTACCCGCGGTGATGCGGATCGCGTCCTAACTGCTTTTACGAAATGTTTACGAGGAGCCGGCAGGTGA
- a CDS encoding MraY family glycosyltransferase has translation MRNTFRIKIAPATLYILILFLNVTLLLPPVRKTFLNSGPRWVYVLLLSFGISFFLTPVCGWVARQRGILDNPNARKVHLASTPLLGGAAVFFGFLGAIVANGLFAPRLTAMLVAAAVLFAVGLLDDIREIPAWVKLFTQILCAVLVMSFGIILDVIPLRFGILALGGNILLTIFWLIGITNAMNFFDGMDGLAAGLSGAIAFFLGVVAFQTNQPFLGWVAGAVMGACMGFLPYNFRLKTNASIFLGDAGSTVLGFLLACVAVYGKWSETAPMVALASPLLIFWVLIFDMVHITVDRIITGKVGSFREWIDYVGKDHLHHRLAKVLGGRKRSVLFIYLLTFCLGTSAVVLRYARPTDAVLLIVQATVFVGLITILERRGSTLSDDRKDDDRSRS, from the coding sequence GTGAGAAACACTTTCAGAATCAAGATAGCCCCGGCCACATTATATATTCTCATTCTTTTTTTAAATGTCACATTATTGCTGCCTCCGGTCAGAAAAACCTTCCTGAATAGCGGTCCTCGTTGGGTATACGTGCTGCTGTTATCCTTTGGAATCTCTTTTTTTCTGACGCCGGTATGCGGATGGGTCGCGCGACAAAGGGGTATCCTGGACAATCCGAACGCACGCAAGGTTCACCTCGCATCAACACCGCTTTTGGGGGGCGCGGCCGTTTTCTTCGGGTTTTTGGGTGCTATTGTCGCCAACGGGTTGTTTGCACCCAGATTGACGGCAATGCTGGTGGCCGCCGCAGTTTTGTTTGCCGTGGGACTGCTGGATGACATCCGAGAGATTCCCGCCTGGGTTAAGCTCTTTACGCAAATTTTATGCGCCGTTTTGGTGATGAGCTTTGGGATCATTCTTGACGTGATTCCGTTGCGTTTCGGAATCCTGGCGCTCGGCGGCAATATTCTGCTGACGATATTCTGGCTGATCGGCATCACCAACGCCATGAATTTCTTCGACGGCATGGACGGACTGGCCGCCGGCTTAAGCGGCGCCATCGCCTTTTTTCTGGGGGTTGTCGCGTTCCAGACGAACCAGCCGTTTCTGGGCTGGGTAGCCGGCGCCGTCATGGGCGCCTGTATGGGGTTTCTGCCGTATAACTTCAGGTTAAAAACCAACGCTTCGATTTTCCTGGGAGATGCCGGCAGCACGGTTTTGGGTTTTTTGCTGGCATGTGTGGCGGTCTACGGTAAATGGTCCGAAACAGCCCCGATGGTGGCCCTGGCTTCACCCCTGCTGATTTTCTGGGTATTGATCTTCGATATGGTCCACATTACAGTCGACCGGATCATCACCGGCAAAGTGGGTAGCTTTCGCGAATGGATCGATTATGTCGGAAAGGATCATTTGCATCATCGACTGGCGAAAGTGCTCGGCGGCCGGAAAAGAAGCGTGCTTTTTATTTACCTCTTGACGTTCTGTCTCGGAACCAGTGCAGTTGTATTGCGATATGCCAGGCCGACGGATGCCGTTTTGTTGATCGTTCAGGCAACGGTTTTTGTCGGTTTGATAACCATTCTGGAACGGCGCGGAAGCACACTGTCAGATGACCGTAAAGACGATGACCGGTCGCGCAGCTGA
- a CDS encoding SPOR domain-containing protein — MVKFSDLEKGDLNPKKSQEKDSGELSRPSGLSFRDLEKETRRVTSREGALPKEVSEEERKAIYDTATDYVTGVLDAVRKRHRFTLESGEEIVRRIIESRSAVDPLLIRAIYQDNPHGYLINHCVNVAVFGIKIAAALGLSRVEQEQIGLAALLHEVGMGVIPEKLIYKEQKLDEQEYAIFKKRPEFAYKILKGFGDDYGFLADTALQVHECMDGSGYPIGLSGDEIHLYARIIGLVDFYEALIHSRPQRDKIPHFSALKQIIKIGKRRFSKKHLKALLNTFSLFPMHSLVRLNSNTVGKVIQTYPDQPMRPKIEVVFDSQGRRVLARQVINLPENSILYIVDSVSEKDIAGLAGEPAEKPYSQTPKPVPYGLESAVIQDIDDADGEGLSDADILEITEADFEPSPPATGKDASGPDQSAFTISARESVERTGELIDDKFVQLPAGENDRWFRRYKWVLLAVGSVILAGIAFWQLGLSDKTTNGPVLTVNPSEVKVSAGPQQKAKNESAALIVSKGEMEPTPAAPVPSKKEQTVAQTEGQKVSKEQMKSAPAPEKGPAAPPPKQAPAETAPTPAAMSPADNKKTSTPKEQPKIDNVRTEVAAGPKLSGDAAAIKARSGSYPFSIKLDSFRNLKEARSALPIYTAKGLNAYWVKVDLGTQGIWYRVFAGTYQTEEEAAAVISRSGLKNAAAKETKYAALIGVFSSRTAIDQNIVLLSDKGYSPYVIQAKDQTFFLFVGAFYTRKGAEEQVADLLTSGIQSEIMER, encoded by the coding sequence ATGGTAAAGTTTAGCGACCTTGAAAAAGGAGATTTAAATCCAAAAAAATCCCAAGAAAAAGACAGCGGGGAATTGAGCCGTCCCTCCGGTCTGAGTTTTCGCGATCTTGAAAAGGAGACCCGCCGGGTTACCTCCCGCGAAGGCGCTTTGCCGAAGGAAGTCAGCGAAGAAGAAAGAAAGGCTATTTACGATACGGCAACGGATTATGTGACAGGGGTTCTGGATGCCGTCCGAAAACGACATCGGTTTACGCTGGAATCCGGAGAGGAAATAGTCCGCCGCATCATCGAGTCCCGGTCAGCGGTTGATCCCCTGTTGATTCGCGCCATCTATCAGGATAACCCCCACGGATATTTAATCAACCACTGTGTCAATGTGGCTGTTTTTGGCATTAAAATAGCGGCGGCGTTAGGTCTCAGCAGGGTCGAACAGGAACAGATCGGGCTGGCCGCCCTGCTCCACGAAGTCGGGATGGGGGTAATACCTGAAAAGCTGATATATAAAGAACAGAAACTTGACGAGCAGGAGTACGCAATATTCAAAAAACGTCCGGAATTTGCATACAAAATTCTGAAAGGATTCGGTGATGATTATGGCTTTCTGGCCGATACCGCCCTTCAGGTGCATGAATGTATGGATGGTTCCGGATACCCAATAGGGTTAAGCGGTGATGAAATCCACTTGTACGCCCGGATTATCGGCCTGGTTGACTTCTATGAGGCCCTGATTCATTCCAGACCCCAAAGGGACAAAATTCCGCATTTTTCAGCCTTGAAACAGATTATTAAAATCGGCAAGCGGCGTTTCTCCAAAAAGCATCTGAAGGCCCTGCTGAATACCTTTTCGCTTTTTCCAATGCACAGTCTTGTGCGGCTTAATTCCAATACGGTCGGCAAAGTCATCCAGACCTATCCGGATCAGCCGATGCGGCCCAAGATAGAGGTTGTATTTGACTCCCAGGGAAGACGGGTGCTGGCCAGGCAAGTTATCAATCTTCCAGAAAACTCAATTTTATATATCGTAGATTCTGTCTCGGAAAAGGACATTGCGGGCCTTGCCGGAGAACCGGCCGAAAAACCATATTCGCAAACCCCAAAACCGGTCCCGTATGGCCTTGAATCCGCAGTTATACAGGATATAGACGATGCAGACGGGGAAGGGCTTTCGGATGCTGATATTCTTGAAATAACAGAAGCCGACTTTGAACCATCACCGCCGGCAACTGGAAAGGATGCGTCGGGGCCGGATCAGAGCGCTTTTACCATAAGCGCCAGGGAATCTGTAGAAAGAACCGGTGAATTAATTGATGATAAGTTCGTTCAGCTTCCTGCAGGAGAAAATGACCGTTGGTTTCGCCGGTACAAATGGGTGCTTTTGGCTGTCGGCAGTGTGATTCTGGCGGGCATTGCTTTCTGGCAACTGGGTTTATCGGATAAAACCACAAATGGACCGGTTTTGACCGTAAATCCTTCTGAAGTCAAAGTTTCAGCAGGCCCGCAACAGAAAGCAAAAAACGAATCTGCAGCTTTGATCGTTTCAAAGGGAGAAATGGAACCGACGCCGGCTGCCCCTGTTCCATCCAAAAAAGAGCAAACGGTCGCTCAAACAGAGGGACAAAAAGTATCGAAAGAACAAATGAAATCGGCACCTGCTCCGGAAAAGGGACCCGCGGCCCCGCCCCCAAAGCAGGCCCCGGCGGAAACCGCACCCACACCGGCAGCAATGTCGCCCGCAGATAATAAAAAAACGTCAACGCCCAAGGAGCAGCCGAAGATCGATAATGTCCGGACAGAAGTCGCTGCCGGTCCTAAATTATCCGGGGATGCAGCAGCTATAAAAGCGCGCAGCGGTTCTTACCCATTTTCCATTAAGCTGGATTCATTTCGCAATTTGAAAGAAGCCCGGTCGGCCTTGCCGATATACACCGCCAAAGGTCTCAACGCGTATTGGGTAAAGGTCGATTTGGGAACCCAGGGCATCTGGTATCGCGTTTTTGCCGGAACCTATCAAACCGAAGAAGAGGCTGCAGCGGTCATCAGCCGGTCAGGACTTAAAAACGCTGCTGCTAAAGAGACAAAATATGCAGCGCTCATCGGGGTGTTTTCATCCCGGACCGCTATCGATCAGAATATTGTGTTATTGTCGGATAAGGGCTATTCTCCCTATGTCATTCAAGCTAAGGATCAGACATTCTTTTTGTTTGTGGGAGCGTTTTACACCCGCAAGGGTGCTGAAGAACAGGTGGCCGATTTACTGACAAGCGGCATTCAGAGCGAAATTATGGAGCGATAG
- a CDS encoding AAA family ATPase, with product MYLEYWGLKKTPFGNVPDSNIFYESPQHEEALFRLLFAVKHRKGVAMLTGDVGCGKTTVSRAFIHRISIENFEVHTLTNPALDSMDLIRAILMNFGEDAEGDSKSILLTRLRNRLGRNAEQGLSTVLMIDEAHVISDRATFEELRMLLNMQLENRFLITLILIGQPPLLEKITALPPLNERIGIKYHLEPLDFVNAIRYLMYRLRSVGAERGIFTKDSVKALYDYSNGIPLRINNICDRSLLVGFMRKASVVNKSIVAEAIEDLK from the coding sequence ATGTATCTTGAATATTGGGGATTGAAAAAAACGCCCTTTGGGAATGTCCCTGACAGCAATATCTTTTATGAATCCCCCCAACATGAAGAGGCGCTTTTTCGGCTGCTTTTTGCAGTCAAACACCGAAAAGGGGTTGCCATGTTGACGGGGGATGTGGGCTGCGGAAAAACAACTGTCAGCCGGGCCTTTATCCATCGTATATCCATAGAGAACTTTGAAGTCCATACCCTTACGAATCCGGCGCTGGACTCCATGGACTTGATCCGGGCAATCTTAATGAATTTCGGGGAGGATGCCGAGGGCGACTCCAAATCCATTTTGCTGACCCGGTTGCGGAACAGGTTGGGACGAAATGCGGAGCAGGGTCTCAGTACGGTTTTAATGATTGATGAGGCCCATGTGATTTCCGACCGGGCCACTTTTGAAGAGCTGCGGATGCTGCTGAACATGCAGCTGGAGAACCGGTTCCTGATTACATTGATTTTAATCGGTCAGCCGCCGCTGCTGGAGAAAATTACGGCGCTGCCGCCATTAAACGAGCGCATCGGCATCAAGTATCATCTGGAACCGCTGGATTTCGTTAATGCGATTCGGTATCTGATGTACCGGTTGCGAAGCGTCGGCGCCGAGCGCGGTATTTTTACAAAAGACTCCGTTAAAGCGCTTTATGATTATTCAAACGGCATACCGCTCAGGATCAACAACATCTGCGACCGCAGTTTGCTGGTCGGCTTTATGAGAAAAGCAAGTGTGGTCAACAAATCGATCGTTGCAGAAGCCATCGAGGATCTGAAATGA